The sequence GCAGGTGGGATTCTGTCATCCGAGTCGTTGGCAATGGGTAAAGAAGCGGAAAAAACCAAAAGCATTTTTATCACCACCGCAGGGGCGGATGAAATCACCGGCAGCGAGTGCAACGCAGCAACCTTCCGCTGGTCGGTGCCGACTTTTGGGGCGATTGCCCAGACCGTCCGTCCTTTGCTGGAAAAGCTACCTAAGGCCAAACGCTGGTACACCATTACGCCGCAATATGTATTTGGCGATGGTTTGCTGAATGCCGCAAAAGATGTCTTCAAGGAGAAGGGGATCGAGCATGTCGGCAATAGCTATCACTCGCTAGCCGAGAAAGAATTTAGTGGCTATTTAACGAATGCCATGGCTGCAAAACCGGATGTTTTACTGCTGTTGAATTTTGGTTCTCAGGCATCCGATGCTTTGCGTCAGGCGGTTAGCTTCGGGATGAAAAACAATATGACAATACTCATGGCCTGGGCTTCCGGCCTGGAGCAGTTCGAGGCATTGGGTCCGGATATTTGCGACGGGGTTTATTTCGGTGCCCAATACTGGCATGCGATTGACTCCCCGTTCAATAAAGAGTTCGTCAGCTTCGTCAATTCCAGCCTGAAGATCGATCCCAATTATAGTTTTGCCGGTTCGTATATTTGCACCAAGATTGTGTTGGACGCGATCATCAAGGCAAATAGTACCGATCCGAAAGCCGTGATTGCAGCGATGGAGGGGGTGAAATATGAGGGACTTACTGGCGTCGAAGAAATTCGAAAAGGAGATCATCAGGTGATAAAAAATTATTATTTACTTAAAGGCAAAGCCAAATCGAAGATGCGCAACAAAAACGATTTCGCGGATATCGTGTCGTTTGGTAAGTCGTTCCTTCCGCTGGATAAAACGATGTGCAAGATGACCTGAGTAAGCTATTAGCGATAGTGGCGTTCGCAACTTTCGCCGGATGCGACGCCGCTATCCTTCAAATCATCAGTTTTTGAGGTGTCATGAATATATATATCCTGCAAATCGCCAACGGTATCGGGATCGGCATGCTGTACTTCCTGCTTGCTGTGGGATTGAGCATCGTGTTCGGACTGCTGCGTTTCGTCAATTTTTCGCACGGCGCGTTTTATCTTATCGGTGCCTACTTTAGTTTTCAACTCGGCGAAATGGGGCTGAATTTCTGGTGGTCATTATTGGTCGCACCGTTAATCGTTGGCGTGTTTGCATGGCTGGTCGAAAAGTTTGTATTACGGCACATTTACGCATTACCGCATCATTTTCATATTTTATTCACGGTGGGTCTGGCGCTGGTTTTACAAGAAGCGGTGATTTCCTATTGGGGACCGTTGGGCAACAATATTTCGCCGCCGGACATATTGCAGGGCGTGGTGATGTTAGGCAGTTTTATCTTCCCTAAATACCGTCTTTTTGTTATCGCCGTGACCGCTGTAATGGCATTGGTATTATGGTGGGTGCTTGAAGGAACCCGTCTCGGTGCGATTGTGCGTGCCGGCAGTGAATCGACCGAAATGGTGTCGTTACTGGGACTAAATATCGACCGTATTTTCAGTCTGGTATTTGCGCTTGGCGCGCTGACGGCTGGACTCGCAGGTGCACTTGCAGCACCGATACGCGGAGTTGATCCCTTCATGGGCGTGGAAGCATTGGGTATCGCTTTTGTCGTGGTCGTAATCGGTGGACTGGGTAGCTTTTTTGGTGCTCTGGCGGGTGGCTTATTGGTCGGCATTGTGCAAAGTCTGATGAGCACGATCTGGTCCGAGGGCGCACATTTGATGATTTATGTGGCGATGGCTGCGGTCATGCTGCTACGTCCTAACGGCCTGTTTGGCCGTTCAAGCTGAGGAGCGCAGCGATGAAAATATTCGTCCATTATCGCTTCACGTTGCTGGTCATCGCAGTGGTATTACTGCTGCCGCTAATGGTGAGTTCTGGCACGCTGGCAACGGAGGTATTGATTTTTGCACTGGCCGCGCTCGGCTGCAATCTGTTGCTTGGCTACACCGGACTGATGTCATTCGGTCAGGGCATATTTCTAGGGGTTGGCAGTTATGCAACCGGTCTGGTGCTGCTTCATTGGCAGGTCTCCTTGTTGCCCTCGCTGCTCATCGCCATGCTGGTTGGCGCTTTTGTGGCGTTATTAGTGGGCTGGTTTTCGATCCGTCAGCGCGGTACTTATTTTGTCATGCTAACCCTGGCTTTTGCGCAGATGTTTTACTTCCTTGCGTATACCCTGAAAGACGTTACCGGTGGCGACAATGGTTTGCTGAATATTCCGCGCCCAAACCTTGCCCTGTTTGGTAAAGTATTGCTGCCGACGACGTCAGCCTGGCAGTATTACAGCTTTGTCGCGATCGTTTTTGTGCTGGTCTTTTGGTTATTGCAGCGTATCGTCGATTCGGTATTAGGTAGGACCTTGCTGGCGATTAGCGACAATGAAACGCGTGCCGCTGCGGTCGGTTACAACATCACGCTGCTCAAGCTGGCGGCCTTCGTTATTTCCGGTGCCGTTACGGGCCTGGCCGGCGGCCTGCATGCGATGATGACCGGCCTGGCACCATTGTCGAATATCGAATATCACACCAGTGAATCGATTCTGATTATGACTGTGATTGGTGGCACGGGTAATTTATTTGCATCGGTGTTGGGAGCGGCATTTTATGTGTTGATCGGCAATTGGCTGTCGAGCTTATGGCCGCGTTGGTTGATGTTGCTTGGATTGCTGCTGATTGCCGTCAGCCTTTACATGCATAAAGGATTATACGGTGTCGCGCAGTCGCTGGTAGCGTGTCTGAAGTCAGGGCGGCGCAGTAAAGAGGCCGATCCGGAGCCGATGAATAATCCGGAGATCAAGGAGACCCATTCATGACAACGCCGATCCTGAAGGCCGTTAATGTCACTAAACGTTACGGCACCTTCACCGCCGTCAATAACATTACGTTGGACATCATGCCCGGCATAGTACATTCGGTCATTGGTCCAAATGGTGCCGGCAAGACGACGCTATTTCATACGCTCACTGGTACCACGCCTATTACGTCAGGCAGCATTCTGATCGAAGGCGAAGAAATTGCGCACCTGCCCGGATTCAAACGCGTTCGTAAAGGTTTGGCGCGGTCATTTCAGGTGACTAGCCTGTTTACAAATTTGACTGTGCGGGAGAATTTGCGACTGGCGGCGCAAGGGCGTCGACCTGCTCAGGCTTTTAATCCGTGGCGACGGGCTGAATCGTTGACGGCAGCATGCGATATGGCCGACCAATTGATCGATAAGCTCAATTTGCTACCGGTAGCGAGCCGTCTGTCGGCGGAACTATCGCACGGCCAGCAACGCCGTCTGGAGGTTGGCATGGCGATGGCGGGACAGCCGAAAGTTATTTTTCTCGATGAACCGACCTCTGGAATGGGGATCGATGATATCGCTGAAATGAAGCGTCTGATACACGGTTTGCGCGACAACTACACGGTGCTGCTGATCGAACACAATATGGATATCGTCATGGATATTTCCGATCAGATTACCGTGATGCAGCAAGGGCAGATTCTGGCGCAAGGTAAGCCTGACGCTATTCGCAGCGATGAACGGGTCCGGCGCGCCTATCTTGGCAGCATGATTACCGGAGGACGAGCATGAGCGAATTGATGCGCAACGGAATGATTTTGAAGGTTGAGGATATCAATAGCTATTACGGCAAGAGCCATATTTTGCAAGGCTTATCGATTGCGATTGCCGAGGGCGAAGTGGTGACGCTATTGGGGCGTAACGGTGCAGGTAAAAGCACGACCCTGAAAAGTATCGTCGGCGTGGTGCAGCCAAAGTCAGGCGCAGTCATTTTTCAAGGCGATAACGTGGCCGGGCTGCCAGCTTATAAAATCGCCTCGCGTGGCATTTGTCTGGTGCCCGAACATCGCGGTATTTTTAAATTGCTGACGGTTGAAGAAAATCTAACGATGGCGGCGCGGCGCGAGTCAGCCTGGGGACTCGCTGATGTGTACAAAATATTCCCGCGATTGAAGGAGCGCCGCAAGAATGGCGGCGGTCAGTTATCGGGTGGCGAACAGCAAATGTTGGCGATTGGACGTGCCTTGATGACGCATCCCAAAGTGATGATGCTGGATGAACCCGTCGAAGGACTGGCGCCGGTTATTGTCGATGAAATCGTCGCGCAATTAAAATTGATCAAAGCGACCGGCATGTCCATTATTTTGGTCGAGCAGAATCTGGAGGTCTGTACGCAACTCGCAGATCGTCATTACATCATCGAGCAAGGCCGGGTGGTATATGCCGCAAGCAA is a genomic window of Glaciimonas sp. PAMC28666 containing:
- a CDS encoding branched-chain amino acid ABC transporter permease, translated to MNIYILQIANGIGIGMLYFLLAVGLSIVFGLLRFVNFSHGAFYLIGAYFSFQLGEMGLNFWWSLLVAPLIVGVFAWLVEKFVLRHIYALPHHFHILFTVGLALVLQEAVISYWGPLGNNISPPDILQGVVMLGSFIFPKYRLFVIAVTAVMALVLWWVLEGTRLGAIVRAGSESTEMVSLLGLNIDRIFSLVFALGALTAGLAGALAAPIRGVDPFMGVEALGIAFVVVVIGGLGSFFGALAGGLLVGIVQSLMSTIWSEGAHLMIYVAMAAVMLLRPNGLFGRSS
- a CDS encoding branched-chain amino acid ABC transporter permease; this encodes MKIFVHYRFTLLVIAVVLLLPLMVSSGTLATEVLIFALAALGCNLLLGYTGLMSFGQGIFLGVGSYATGLVLLHWQVSLLPSLLIAMLVGAFVALLVGWFSIRQRGTYFVMLTLAFAQMFYFLAYTLKDVTGGDNGLLNIPRPNLALFGKVLLPTTSAWQYYSFVAIVFVLVFWLLQRIVDSVLGRTLLAISDNETRAAAVGYNITLLKLAAFVISGAVTGLAGGLHAMMTGLAPLSNIEYHTSESILIMTVIGGTGNLFASVLGAAFYVLIGNWLSSLWPRWLMLLGLLLIAVSLYMHKGLYGVAQSLVACLKSGRRSKEADPEPMNNPEIKETHS
- a CDS encoding ABC transporter ATP-binding protein — its product is MILKVEDINSYYGKSHILQGLSIAIAEGEVVTLLGRNGAGKSTTLKSIVGVVQPKSGAVIFQGDNVAGLPAYKIASRGICLVPEHRGIFKLLTVEENLTMAARRESAWGLADVYKIFPRLKERRKNGGGQLSGGEQQMLAIGRALMTHPKVMMLDEPVEGLAPVIVDEIVAQLKLIKATGMSIILVEQNLEVCTQLADRHYIIEQGRVVYAASNTEFLADDAAKDRYLGVNLVA
- a CDS encoding ABC transporter substrate-binding protein — protein: MIKRRDFLKLSALATPGALTFGNVFAQSDAIKFGCPVPMSGAFAANGKYADMGMKLVLQKYGKVLGKNLTYTTIDTEGKPATAVRKLQEAVDQGTHFFAGGILSSESLAMGKEAEKTKSIFITTAGADEITGSECNAATFRWSVPTFGAIAQTVRPLLEKLPKAKRWYTITPQYVFGDGLLNAAKDVFKEKGIEHVGNSYHSLAEKEFSGYLTNAMAAKPDVLLLLNFGSQASDALRQAVSFGMKNNMTILMAWASGLEQFEALGPDICDGVYFGAQYWHAIDSPFNKEFVSFVNSSLKIDPNYSFAGSYICTKIVLDAIIKANSTDPKAVIAAMEGVKYEGLTGVEEIRKGDHQVIKNYYLLKGKAKSKMRNKNDFADIVSFGKSFLPLDKTMCKMT
- a CDS encoding ABC transporter ATP-binding protein — protein: MTTPILKAVNVTKRYGTFTAVNNITLDIMPGIVHSVIGPNGAGKTTLFHTLTGTTPITSGSILIEGEEIAHLPGFKRVRKGLARSFQVTSLFTNLTVRENLRLAAQGRRPAQAFNPWRRAESLTAACDMADQLIDKLNLLPVASRLSAELSHGQQRRLEVGMAMAGQPKVIFLDEPTSGMGIDDIAEMKRLIHGLRDNYTVLLIEHNMDIVMDISDQITVMQQGQILAQGKPDAIRSDERVRRAYLGSMITGGRA